A window of the Microbulbifer aggregans genome harbors these coding sequences:
- the cysE gene encoding serine O-acetyltransferase, translating into MTAHEGDALWREIRTGVATQAELEPILASFLHATILNHATLEQALSFHLANKLDSPVAPALLIREVIDEALTADPAIGKAARADLSAVFQRDSACKSLYEPFLYFKGYHALQAYRVAHWLWLEGRRSLALFLQHRISVVFSVDIHPAAALGQGILLDHATGIVIGETAVVEDNVSIMQSVTLGGTGKETGDRHPKVREGVLIGAGSKVLGNIEIGRCTQVASGSVVLKSVPEKKLVAGVPARVICDASCEQPALSMDQCALTQVERQLP; encoded by the coding sequence ATGACAGCTCATGAAGGCGATGCCCTGTGGCGGGAGATCCGCACTGGCGTAGCGACACAGGCGGAACTGGAGCCGATATTGGCGAGTTTCCTCCACGCCACGATTCTCAATCACGCAACCCTGGAGCAGGCGCTGAGCTTCCACCTGGCCAACAAGCTGGACAGCCCGGTGGCGCCGGCATTGCTGATCCGGGAAGTGATTGACGAGGCGCTGACCGCCGATCCAGCAATCGGTAAAGCGGCCCGTGCCGACCTCAGTGCGGTCTTCCAGCGGGACTCGGCCTGCAAGTCACTCTACGAGCCATTTCTCTACTTCAAGGGTTACCATGCCCTGCAGGCCTATCGTGTCGCCCACTGGCTGTGGCTGGAGGGACGCCGCTCGCTGGCCCTGTTTCTGCAGCATCGCATTTCGGTGGTGTTCAGCGTCGATATCCACCCGGCTGCCGCACTGGGGCAGGGCATTCTGCTGGACCATGCCACCGGCATCGTGATCGGTGAAACCGCGGTGGTGGAGGATAACGTTTCCATCATGCAGTCGGTCACGCTCGGCGGCACCGGCAAGGAGACGGGTGACCGCCACCCGAAAGTGCGCGAGGGTGTGCTGATCGGCGCGGGCAGTAAAGTGCTCGGCAATATCGAAATCGGTCGCTGCACACAGGTGGCCTCTGGCAGTGTGGTATTGAAGTCGGTGCCGGAAAAGAAACTGGTGGCAGGGGTGCCGGCCAGAGTCATCTGCGATGCCAGCTGCGAGCAGCCGGCACTCTCCATGGATCAGTGTGCGCTGACTCAGGTGGAACGACAGCTCCCCTGA
- a CDS encoding GNAT family N-acetyltransferase produces the protein MKYSLSAKNLVSRNLEARASYCAGLMNVDATKEITGVLRTDSGLLSHTFNQAVTTAVMPSRILQRFVVDYFRERHSPFTLWHCANKPLDEGEMLELGMKRQPSMVAMASEVVRLAADSDLPEGLRGKLELEPVNAESLEEYGKLQALAYSGEREGPQIRKFYQTLAQVPEQKRSRLRYYAGRLDGELVAGASLYASADALGFYDLYVDEKHRGQGIGRALFHYLVGQLQNSHHKHVVALTPADRQELLLEAGFFAVGEVACYRFEP, from the coding sequence ATGAAATACAGTCTCAGCGCCAAGAATCTCGTCAGTCGCAACCTGGAGGCCCGTGCCAGCTATTGTGCGGGCCTGATGAACGTGGATGCCACCAAGGAGATCACCGGCGTTCTGCGTACCGACAGCGGCCTGTTGTCGCACACTTTCAATCAGGCGGTTACCACCGCGGTGATGCCTTCGCGGATTCTGCAGCGCTTTGTAGTGGACTACTTCCGCGAGCGCCACAGCCCCTTCACCCTCTGGCACTGCGCCAACAAGCCCCTCGATGAGGGCGAGATGCTCGAGCTGGGTATGAAGCGCCAACCTTCCATGGTGGCGATGGCCAGCGAGGTGGTGCGGCTGGCGGCGGATTCGGACTTGCCAGAGGGATTGCGGGGCAAGCTCGAGCTGGAGCCCGTGAACGCCGAGTCCCTGGAAGAGTACGGAAAACTGCAGGCCCTGGCTTACAGTGGCGAACGGGAGGGGCCGCAGATCCGCAAGTTTTACCAGACCCTCGCCCAGGTGCCCGAACAGAAACGGAGTCGCCTGCGTTATTACGCGGGCCGACTCGATGGTGAGCTGGTGGCTGGCGCATCGCTTTACGCTTCAGCGGATGCGCTCGGCTTCTACGACCTGTATGTGGACGAAAAGCATCGCGGCCAGGGCATCGGCAGGGCCCTGTTCCACTACCTGGTAGGGCAGCTGCAGAACAGTCACCACAAACATGTAGTGGCGCTGACTCCGGCTGACCGACAGGAGTTGCTGCTTGAGGCGGGGTTCTTTGCCGTGGGTGAGGTGGCTTGCTACCGGTTTGAGCCCTGA
- a CDS encoding serine/threonine protein kinase: MPQSHHPYDALTPDVVIDSVESVGLWSDARIFPLNSYENRVYQVGIEGAEPLIAKFYRPGRWTDAQILEEHAFAHELVAAEIPVVAPLAFDGQTLMEHQGFRFALFPRRGGRQVELDNFDHLEQVGTMLGRIHAVGAARAFEHRPALTLQHFAIDSRDFILEGDFLPPENRSAYESVTAHIIEQIAPLFDQPWRQLRLHGDCHAGNFLWRDDTPWFVDLDDCLTGPAIQDIWMLISGSRDEQTAYLDTVIEGYETFTPFDPRELQLVEPLRCLRQMHHAAWLARRWQDPAFPMAFPWFNTPRFWAEHILALREQQAALREPPLTLGAV, encoded by the coding sequence ATGCCCCAGAGCCACCATCCCTACGACGCCCTGACGCCCGATGTGGTGATCGACTCCGTCGAGTCAGTCGGACTCTGGTCCGACGCGAGGATCTTTCCCCTCAACAGCTACGAAAACCGCGTCTACCAGGTGGGCATTGAGGGCGCGGAGCCCCTGATCGCAAAATTTTACCGTCCGGGGCGCTGGACGGATGCGCAAATCCTTGAAGAGCACGCCTTTGCCCACGAGCTGGTCGCCGCCGAGATTCCGGTAGTGGCACCGCTCGCGTTTGACGGGCAGACCCTGATGGAGCACCAGGGATTTCGCTTCGCCCTGTTCCCGCGCAGAGGGGGGCGGCAGGTGGAGCTGGATAATTTCGATCACCTGGAGCAGGTGGGAACCATGCTCGGCCGTATTCACGCGGTGGGTGCTGCACGCGCCTTCGAACACCGCCCGGCTCTGACCCTGCAGCACTTCGCGATCGATAGTCGCGATTTCATCCTTGAGGGAGACTTCCTGCCGCCGGAGAACCGCTCGGCGTACGAGAGCGTGACCGCCCATATCATCGAGCAGATAGCGCCGCTCTTCGACCAGCCCTGGCGGCAGTTGCGGTTACATGGTGATTGCCATGCGGGCAACTTCCTGTGGCGCGACGATACCCCCTGGTTTGTGGACCTGGACGATTGCCTCACCGGGCCTGCCATTCAGGATATCTGGATGCTTATATCAGGCAGCCGCGATGAGCAGACGGCCTATCTGGATACGGTAATCGAGGGGTACGAGACTTTCACTCCCTTCGATCCACGGGAGCTGCAGCTGGTTGAGCCACTGCGCTGCCTGCGGCAGATGCACCACGCGGCCTGGCTCGCCCGGCGCTGGCAGGACCCTGCGTTTCCAATGGCTTTCCCCTGGTTCAATACCCCGCGGTTTTGGGCGGAGCATATACTGGCACTGCGCGAGCAGCAGGCGGCGTTGCGCGAGCCGCCGCTGACGCTGGGCGCGGTCTGA
- a CDS encoding DUF6632 domain-containing protein, whose product MTPNTANRLLKLFLILFGLFFIFGLYPMMMWIWPEGWGWEPRQHEYEQMIMGIYATLGVFLILAAKDPGANASLIWFTVWSSVVHGAIMLVQAIVDSSERMNMLGDVPALFLVALLLGYLMKKRQA is encoded by the coding sequence ATGACACCGAACACTGCCAATCGACTGCTCAAGCTGTTCCTCATCCTATTCGGGCTGTTTTTTATTTTTGGCCTCTACCCGATGATGATGTGGATCTGGCCCGAGGGCTGGGGGTGGGAGCCGCGCCAGCATGAATACGAACAGATGATTATGGGGATTTATGCGACGCTGGGTGTTTTTCTGATCCTCGCCGCCAAAGATCCCGGAGCCAACGCCAGTCTGATCTGGTTTACGGTCTGGTCCAGCGTGGTTCATGGCGCCATCATGCTGGTGCAGGCCATCGTCGATTCCTCTGAACGGATGAACATGTTGGGTGACGTGCCGGCTCTGTTTCTGGTGGCGTTGCTGCTCGGTTATCTGATGAAGAAACGGCAAGCATAG
- a CDS encoding VOC family protein — protein sequence MLDHIGLHVHSYERSKEFYRLALAPLGYELIVEFNEWAGFGWADKPDLWIKGGNTTTPGVHIAYRAEDRETVDNFYRAAIDAGGKDNGAPGLRPEYHEHYYAAYVLDPDGNNLEVVCHLPDVQ from the coding sequence ATGCTCGATCACATCGGTCTCCATGTTCACAGCTATGAGCGCAGCAAGGAATTCTATCGGCTGGCCCTGGCACCGCTGGGTTATGAGCTGATCGTGGAATTCAATGAGTGGGCGGGTTTTGGTTGGGCCGACAAGCCCGATCTGTGGATAAAAGGTGGCAATACCACTACGCCGGGCGTGCATATTGCCTATCGCGCAGAGGACCGTGAGACCGTGGACAACTTTTACCGTGCAGCCATCGACGCTGGCGGCAAAGACAATGGGGCGCCGGGTCTGCGCCCGGAATATCACGAGCACTATTACGCGGCCTATGTGCTCGACCCAGACGGGAATAATCTGGAGGTTGTCTGTCACCTGCCGGATGTCCAGTGA